The Streptomyces sp. NBC_01775 genome includes a region encoding these proteins:
- a CDS encoding MFS transporter yields the protein MRVNRAWLGLVVLMLPTLLVALDMTALLLALPRLSADLGASGVEQLWISDSYGLVVAGLVITMGTLGDRIGRRRLLMTGGAAFGVLSVVAAFAVSPLMLIVARALLGVAGATLAPSTLALITNMFRDERQRGKAVAIWATCQFTGGALGPVLAGFLLQYFWWGSVFLLAVPAMAVLLLAGPTLLPEFRGERSGRLDPVSVGLSLVAVLLMIYGFKQLAVGSAAAVPGAALVVGALVGSLFVRRQLRLETPLLDLRLLRGRPFTAVLVALVLAGVAMAGTGLLVTQYLQSVLGFSPATSALLFAPMGLGVAVGTMAAPALARHVRRTTAIAGGLGVSALGGLLLTGVDGAWALPLVMTGITVLALGTGPLFALGTGLVIGSVPPQRAGSAASMSETGNYFGGSLGLALLGVVATVVYRDRMHGTSDSLAGAVAAARHLPAEQGAELLRGARAAFTVSLHVTGLVSVGLFAGSAVLVLAMRPERRPTVAASGTRPTG from the coding sequence ATGCGAGTCAACCGGGCATGGCTGGGGCTGGTCGTCCTCATGCTGCCGACACTGCTCGTCGCGTTGGACATGACGGCGCTGCTCCTCGCGCTGCCACGGTTGAGCGCGGACCTCGGCGCCTCCGGCGTCGAGCAGCTGTGGATCAGTGACAGCTACGGGCTCGTGGTGGCGGGCCTGGTCATCACGATGGGCACGCTCGGCGACCGGATCGGCCGCAGACGGCTGCTGATGACCGGCGGAGCGGCGTTCGGGGTGTTGTCGGTCGTGGCCGCCTTCGCGGTCAGCCCTCTGATGCTGATCGTCGCGCGTGCGCTGCTGGGCGTCGCCGGTGCGACGCTGGCACCGTCCACCCTCGCCCTGATCACCAACATGTTCCGCGACGAGCGACAGCGCGGGAAGGCCGTCGCGATCTGGGCGACCTGCCAGTTCACCGGCGGGGCGCTCGGGCCGGTGCTCGCCGGATTCCTGCTCCAGTACTTCTGGTGGGGCTCGGTCTTCCTGCTCGCGGTGCCGGCGATGGCGGTGCTGCTGCTCGCCGGGCCGACGCTGCTGCCGGAGTTCCGCGGCGAGCGGTCCGGACGGCTGGACCCGGTCAGCGTCGGTCTGTCGCTGGTGGCGGTGCTGTTGATGATCTACGGCTTCAAGCAGCTGGCGGTGGGGAGCGCGGCTGCCGTGCCGGGCGCGGCCCTCGTGGTCGGTGCCCTCGTCGGCTCGCTGTTCGTACGGCGGCAGTTGCGGCTGGAGACACCGCTGCTGGACCTGCGGCTGCTGCGCGGACGCCCGTTCACCGCCGTACTCGTCGCGCTGGTCCTCGCGGGTGTCGCCATGGCGGGTACGGGCCTGCTGGTGACCCAGTACCTCCAAAGCGTGCTGGGCTTCTCACCGGCCACATCGGCGCTGCTGTTCGCGCCCATGGGCCTGGGCGTGGCGGTGGGCACCATGGCCGCACCGGCGCTGGCCCGGCACGTGAGGCGGACGACCGCCATCGCCGGCGGCCTGGGGGTGTCGGCGCTCGGCGGTCTGCTGCTGACCGGGGTCGACGGCGCGTGGGCCCTGCCGCTGGTGATGACCGGCATCACCGTGCTGGCGCTGGGCACCGGCCCGCTGTTCGCCCTGGGCACCGGGCTGGTCATCGGGTCCGTACCGCCGCAGCGCGCGGGGTCGGCGGCGTCGATGTCGGAGACCGGCAACTACTTCGGCGGCTCGCTCGGCCTCGCGCTGCTGGGTGTGGTGGCCACCGTGGTCTACCGCGACCGGATGCACGGGACCTCGGACTCGCTGGCCGGTGCGGTGGCCGCCGCCCGGCACCTGCCCGCGGAGCAGGGCGCGGAGCTGCTGCGCGGGGCACGGGCGGCGTTCACCGTGAGCCTGCACGTCACGGGCCTCGTCTCCGTGGGCCTCTTCGCCGGCTCGGCGGTACTCGTCCTGGCCATGCGCCCCGAGCGGCGGCCCACCGTGGCCGCCTCCGGAACACGTCCGACCGGCTAA
- a CDS encoding YciI family protein, which yields MQFVISMHINPAVLDALTDEEKAAVGDGHSRFIEDLKKSGELITTQALVDPSQAAVVSVRDGQPVVTDGPFLESKEFLGGFYLIDCEDKQRAVELAARIPDAAIEGLGIEVRQVMFADGQLEA from the coding sequence ATGCAGTTCGTGATCAGCATGCACATCAACCCGGCCGTGCTGGACGCCCTGACCGACGAGGAGAAGGCGGCGGTCGGCGACGGCCACAGCAGGTTCATCGAGGACTTGAAGAAGTCCGGCGAGCTGATCACCACGCAGGCGCTGGTCGACCCGTCGCAGGCCGCCGTGGTGTCCGTGCGCGACGGCCAGCCGGTGGTGACCGACGGCCCCTTCCTGGAGTCCAAGGAGTTCCTGGGCGGCTTCTACCTGATCGACTGCGAGGACAAGCAGCGGGCGGTCGAGCTGGCGGCGCGGATCCCGGACGCGGCGATCGAAGGACTGGGGATCGAGGTGCGGCAGGTGATGTTCGCCGACGGACAATTGGAGGCATGA